From Equus quagga isolate Etosha38 unplaced genomic scaffold, UCLA_HA_Equagga_1.0 91718_RagTag, whole genome shotgun sequence:
ttgaaataataataataattttactaaAACTAATCTGATTTAGGTGGCTTAAAAACTAGCTCGTCTAAAGGGGAGTGTACAAAATGTCTGGACTAACAGCTGGTTTGTCAGAATTTGTACGGCTAAGGCCCAttccttttaaaactaaaatgcaCATATGACCTATGACCTAAACAGGAAAACTGCCCTGTTCTTTTCCTGTCTCACTACCAATTTGCATTATCTCACCAAATAGACTCCAGTTTCATCAACTTATCCTTGTATATGTTTTCAAGATTAGAAACTCACAtcacttgttttgtttatttcctaaTGGGTAACTGAGATgtgaaaaaaacctcaaacaaaTCTCTGCCTTCTCAAAGAGTATACCtaagaaatattcagaaatatttacatgTGAGCTTTCTACGGTAAAGTAAAACATCATCATCTGTCATAAACACTGACTCTATTTCTGGAGTAACTCCCCCCAGGGAGTAACTCCCCCCAGATGCTTCAGACTGTGGATCATTCTCAGGTACACAAGATCCACCCGCACAAAGTTGTACAGTCTCATGATTTTAGACTCTtcaaaaaacaatacaaaacaagaGGTTACAAGTCCCAGAGAATAACAAACTTGAGGAAGGAATGTCAAAAGTTGGGACAATTGCTAACCTAGGTTACCGAATTACTACTGTGAAAAGTATTAGCACTGAGAGAGATGTAAGAGACCTCAGAGGTAATCTCAACTATTTTCAGATGAGGCCTGGAGAGACAAACAGGATTTTAGAGTCAAGCAGCTCATCAGTGGCAGAGCGAGACCACAGTCTTTGGTCTTTTGATTCCTGGTGGAGAAGACTTCCTGCGCTTCAAGGCTACTGAATGTGCAGTTTGTTTACAGCATAGATCCTAGGCGTTATAAACAAATACCTTGGAGAGCTGCAGTTGGTCCCAGCACTTTGGCCTTTTGGTTCATTGGCATGCTGGAACTCTTAAGATCTTTAAAATACAAAGCAACGGAAGCCTCACAGACTTATACCTAACAGTTAACAGAGTGCCTAGGTTTGTTccatataattacaaaaaaagcAATCTGAAATAGAACTTTCTCATCAATTCCCTTTTATCTGGTTTTctaggaaaatttaaataaactgatGACCAATCTGAGGAGCACACACCCTCACTTCGTACGGTGTATCATTCCCAATGAAACCAAAACTCCTGGTAAGATATAAGAGCATGAAATAGCCAAACAGGCACAAGTCTGAAAACTCAGTGCCCAGCAGTAAGCCCTCTGATATATTTTTAGGGGCCATGGAGCATGAACTTGTCCTGCACCAGCTGAGGTGCAATGGTGTGCTGGAAGGCATCCGCATCTGCAGGAAGGGATTCCCAAGCAGGATCTTATATGGGGATTTTAAACAAAGGCCAGTCTCTGTTGTATTTCACTGAATGCTGTGAATATTTAATCATCGTAATTGTTGTCCCCTGTTCATTGTATTTCATGTATCTTGCTTAGTAAATATTATAACATTAAGAAGTCAAATAATATAGTCTTGCGACGGTAGAACAGAATAACAGGCTAGAAAAGAtggcatttcttaaaaatatgaagGAGCATGCATTAGACCACAAAAAAATCATATTGTTTTACTAACTGAACTTAAAGGACAGTTGGATTTTCTACTTCTActttttctctgagatttttattaatgtttctttTGGGTATCATTTGACTTTCACAGATGTTCACATCTTCCtaatcattcttcctttctttgactGAACAGATACAAACTTTTAAATGCAAGTGCTATTCCAGAGGGACAGTTCATCGACAGCAAGAAGGCTTCTGAGAAACTTCTTGCCTCTATTGATATTGATCACACCCAGTATAAATTTGGACATACAAAGgtatagctattatttatttacaccTGATCCAAGTACCTTCTGTCATTTCTGTGTCTCCTGTAGTATAGGAATGACTTGTGACTCTCCCTTTCTGCAGGTTTTCTTCAAAGCTGGCCTTCTGGGTCTCCTGGAAGAAATGAGAGATGAAAAGTTGGCCCAGATTATAACAAGAACTCAAGCCGTCTGTAGGGGATTCCTAATGAGGGTAGAATATCAGAAGATGTTGCAAAGGAGGTAACAACCATGCAACATATCAGAATTGTAGTGTCCCTTAGGGACTATAAATCAGCCTTCctcattcactctttcattttATAGCTAAAATGTGCCTCTCACCCAGTTCAGAACTCAGTCCTACAACACAGCAGCCTTTGCTCAACCCCTTACACGTGGATTCCCTCCAaaacttccctcttccctccaatttctccctttccatcCATCTCACATACAGCTGCAGGAATAACTTGCAGTAAGCACTATTTTCATCACCATAGTTCAGTTTGTGGTTCCCCCTGGTCTCCCACGTCAAGTCCAAGTTGTCTTGCACGGCTGTCAAGGCCCTCTCTATTCCCCACCTCATTTATCATTTCCAACCACACAGACTTTCCCAGGCAAGCTAAACAATTTGCTTATCTCCCATTTTCATGTTTGCATAAGCTCTCTCCTCTCATCCTAATTTATCTATTTACaaattcaaaatttccttttctcctttctctaattAACCTCATCCTTTCTCTAATTAAGCTCTATCCACCCTGTACTACTGCATTCCCTGTCGTTACACACagattttgcattcattttgttcatctttacTTATTTAGGTCTGCGTTATAAGTGTTCCTAAGTCTTTTCCATGTACCTACATCATAGTTTGTGTCATGGTATCTGCCTTCTCAGAGTTACGGTTCTTATAAATTAGAtgtatagaaatagaatttcCAGTTTAGCAAGCTTGAAGAGACGTACATATCGCTACAAGTTCAAACCTTGCCAGTCCATTGCTATAGTTTGCAGAAGGGTTAtcttttattaccatttttaaattttatttaaataaacaaattttggagCTCAACCCATGCTGAACGCCCTGTGAATATTAACAAACTAATTGAGCAGGTAAGAATGAGGCATTTGAAGTAATTTGAGAAAAGCCAGTATATTATCTGAAGAAGCTAACAAAATGAGTTTATAAAGTGGATAATTCAGGGGTGATTAAAGTAAGAGGAAAGGCTTCAAGGAAAACACAATAAATCATAAGATCAATTTAGATGGAGCAATTCAGAAAGCAACCTACGCCATTTCACAGTTCATATCTGTATGCCCACAGCCAAGCATTACAATCAACTTACAACTGCCACATCCACTCCAAGACCACTAATACTGTAATATTTCAAATGATCTTAAAATGGTACGTGTCACTCATACTTGCCAAGCATTCCCCCACTAAAGTCAACGTCTTTGCTGGTTTGATAGGAACTTGAGAACACAGAATTGTTCAATATGAGCAGTATACATCAGCAAAGTGGTTACACTGAGGACTActgagtgtgagtgtgaggaCGTGTGTGTGCATAAAGCCTGCATCTAACATATACAAAATCTGACATATCGGTTACAGTAGGGGAGTCACTAAAAGGGGAGTTTGCGTGTAAAAAAATAACCATAGCAATGACATTGTCTCTAATGGATCATCCTGCACTCATGCTTTTACGTCATTTTAGAGAAGCCCTCTTCTGCATCCAGTATAATGTACGAGCCTTCATGAACGTCAAGCACTGGCCCTGGATGAAACTGTTCTTCAAGATCAAGCCGCTCCTCAAGAGCGCggagactgagaaggagatgGCCACCATGAAGGAGGAgtttcagaaaaccaaagacgAACTCGCCAAGTCAGAGGCAAAAAGGAAGGAACTGGAGGAGAAAATGGTCActctcttgaaagaaaaaaatgacctgCAACTCCAGGTTCAATCAGTGAGTGTGCTGTATTCTCAATGCACCATGTTACAGAGCTTTTCTAGAATTCACAGACACTTTGAATTTACAAAAGGccttttcttgaaaaagaaaatcttgagttGCTTTTTTTACGAGTTCACTTAACTTTCAACACGCCTATGAGGAAGTAAGGCACAATCACTTCCAAATTACAAATAGAGGAGGAAGGCTGAAGAACGTATTTAACGACATCACATCACGACTTTCCAGTCGTGAAGGGAGACATTTAAAGGCAGGTCCCCAAAACTCAGTTTGCCTTGCCAACTCCATCCCAGCCTTAAAGGGATAGTCATCTTTTCTGAATCCAAGTGAATGAGACTGTACTTAAAATCAAGAAAGCCAGTTATTCTTATTCCTCTCTGTATCCCTTTT
This genomic window contains:
- the LOC124234575 gene encoding myosin-8-like, producing the protein MAFLKNMKEHALDHKKIILYKLLNASAIPEGQFIDSKKASEKLLASIDIDHTQYKFGHTKVFFKAGLLGLLEEMRDEKLAQIITRTQAVCRGFLMRVEYQKMLQRREALFCIQYNVRAFMNVKHWPWMKLFFKIKPLLKSAETEKEMATMKEEFQKTKDELAKSEAKRKELEEKMVTLLKEKNDLQLQVQSEADALADAEERCEQLIKNKIQLEAKIKEVTERAEDEEEINA